One genomic region from Pyxicephalus adspersus chromosome 1, UCB_Pads_2.0, whole genome shotgun sequence encodes:
- the LOC140322546 gene encoding probable G-protein coupled receptor 139: MRNEHWMVTLQKTFYPLLAVIGIPSNVLTLLIFWKRDCGLSPSCRCYMVAMSIADTMVLIHIVILELILQNFTPEPFWSRAPWCMIRDVLSYGAYNSSVWLVVCFTFERFIAARTLWRKSKLNTKKCTLYVIGSVFTLSHLFSVPYFWANESKLVNETGRYICIYNTKRPKLYVESLVWFQNILVYILPYIIIFTLNAFVLRKICHRSKVHCEDGSNFRKQRMKSVVLLLTVSLSFVHLCTTRFVTQIIIKTMHYTIERKDYNQSINIAADIGTMLDLTNTAVNMYLYACTQSRFRKELLQMVKMVVKPCKTDILHTNLPAIFHISSRKRCCNPQNMIS; the protein is encoded by the exons ATGAGGAATGAGCACTGGATGGTAACACTCCAGAAAACTTTCTATCCCCTTTTGGCTGTTATTGGAATCCCAT CCAATGTTCTCACACTACTAATTTTCTGGAAAAGAGATTGTGGGCTCTCACCATCTTGCCGTTGTTACATGGTGGCAATGTCTATAGCAGATACAATGGTCCTCATCCATATCGTCATCCTTGAACTGATTCTTCAAAACTTCACTCCAGAACCTTTTTGGAGCAGAGCGCCTTGGTGTATGATTCGGGATGTACTAAGTTATGGAGCTTACAATTCATCTGTCTGGCTGGTGGTCTGCTTTACCTTTGAACGCTTCATTGCTGCCAGAACTCTGTGGCGCAAATCCAAGTTAAATACTAAGAAATGCACACTTTATGTGATAGGGTCAGTGTTCACCCTCAGTCACCTGTTTTCTGTACCATATTTTTGGGCTAATGAGTCCAAGCTAGTTAATGAAACTGGACGCTATATATGCATCTACAACACTAAGCGACCTAAGCTCTATGTGGAAAGTCTGGTGTGGTTTCAAAACATTCTTGTGTATATCTTACCCTACATTATCATCTTCACGTTGAACGCTTTTGTGTTGAGAAAAATATGCCACAGGAGCAAAGTCCATTGTGAAGACGGCAGCAACTTCAGAAAACAGAGAATGAAATCAGTGGTGCTTTTACTGACCGTGTCATTATCTTTTGTCCACTTGTGTACCACCAGATTTGTTACCCAAATCATCATCAAGACAATGCATTACACAATAGAAAGAAAAGATTATAATCAGAGCATCAACATTGCTGCTGACATTGGAACCATGCTGGACCTCACAAACACTGCTGTCAACATGTACCTTTATGCCTGCACCCAATCCAGGTTTCGGAAGGAGCTACTACAGATGGTAAAAATGGTGGTAAAGCCATGCAAAACTGACATTCTGCACACTAATCTTCCTGCCATCTTTCACATTTCATCTAGAAAGCGCTGTTGTAATCCACAAAATATGATTTCTTAG
- the LOC140341056 gene encoding ras and Rab interactor 3-like isoform X1, with protein sequence MKLDLPQSNKPGQHFCSIQVTSENGALCIINPLFLHEHGDSWLTHNQAKEKRKSVPWISGEGQEEIRLGPPAEDDIQDGHLSNPDKPTNVCEDSCMEEPKVVVTKDEHLNACCKSQENQSTPKLLRKSVIRLHSDPKRENMVEINETQTSDNILIERNKTLRLSRERKSALLRHRVSWIQEEDILKTVLKKANSDTSLSSSDSFLLPPPPELDSVSISSVEEEGDRCSLRPKRHHSHGLGDIVRHSLLAVSTALTGLVSPEKHLGNRIQQLAEDPSSYLGGIVQTFTIQLQKRSVVYLSSTEMLQALRQLLTNSKNHLLERNETLEILERQEIEEFKIASVIESSLYKCVLKPLQSAIYCQLLEMHNKDGSLEMLLDNQKKMKKWSLSDQKPRAGMPGLATMEKIKQRLAHMHKAYSPEKKIRHLLKVCKHIYESMEASSGKKEAFGADDFLPVLINVLLECDLTCVQLDVEYMMELGDPFQLQGEGGYYLTTLFGALYHISTFNTVSRQLSVEAQNSIRQWQRRRTIHHKQTFRKSNQLNEKMSEKYASLLALESS encoded by the exons ATGAAACTGGATCTACCACAAAGCAACAAGCCGGGGCAACATTTCTGTTCAATACAGGTAACATCTGAGAATGGAGCCCTCTGTATCATCAATCCTCTGTTTCTGCATGAACACGGAGACAGTTGGCTCACACATAACCAAGCAAAGGAGAAAAGGAAGAGTGTACCATGGATATCTGGAGAAGGCCAGGAAGAAATAAGACTTGGACCTCCTGCAGAAGATG ATATACAAGATGGTCATCTCAGCAATCCAGATAAACCAACAAATGTTTGTGAAGATTCATGTATGGAGGAACCTAAAGTTGTTGTTACTAAAGATGAACACCTAAATGCTTGCTGCAAAAGTCAAGAAAATCAAAGTACTCCAAAGCTTCTAAGAAAATCTGTGATACGTCTACATAGTGATCCAAAAAGAGAAAACATGGTGGAGATAAATGAAACCCAAACTTCggataatattttaattgaaagGAATAAGACACTAAGGCTATCTCGGGAAAGGAAATCTGCCCTGCTTCGACACAGAGTGTCCTGGATTCAAGAAgaagatattttaaaaactgttttgaagAAAGCTAATTCAGACACTTCTCTGAGTTCCTCTGACAGTTTCCTCCTCCCTCCTCCACCAGAGCTGGACTCTGTTTCCATTAGTAGTGTTGAGGAGGAAGGAGACCGTTGCTCCTTGAGGCCAAAGAGACACCATTCACATGGACTTGGAGATATAGTTAGGCACAGTCTACTAGCTGTTAGCACTGCACTAACTGGACTTGTGTCCCCAGAGAAACACCTGGGAAACAGAATCCAACAACTGGCAGAAGACCCTTCATCGTACTTGGGTGGAATAGTTCAAACATTCACAATCCAACTCCAAAAACGATCCGTTGTGTATCTTTCTTCTACAGAAATGCTACAGGCTTTACGTCAACTGCTCACCAACTCGAAAAACCATCTGTTGGAGAGAAACGAGACATTGGAAATCCTGGAACGCCAAGAAATTGAAGAATTTAAAATTG cCTCTGTCATCGAATCATCTTTGTACAAGTGTGTTTTGAAACCCCTTCAAAGTGCAATTTACTGTCAACTTCTGGAGATGCACAACAAAGATGGCTCTTTAGAGATGTTGCTAGATAACcagaaaaagatgaagaaatGGAGCCTTAGTGATCAAAAGCCACGAGCAGGAATGCCTGGGTTGGCCACCATGGAGAAGATCAAACAGAGACTGGCCCACATGCACAAAGCTTATTCCCCAGAAAAGAAAATAAGACATTTGTTGAAAGTCTGCAAACATATTTATGAATCAATGGAAGCATCCAGTGGGAAGAAAG AAGCATTTGGGGCTGATGACTTCTTACCAGTTCTGATAAATGTGTTGCTGGAATGCGACCTCACTTGTGTTCAGTTAGATGTGGAGTATATGATGGAACTTGGGGATCCTTTTCAGCTTCAAGGAGAAG gagGTTATTATTTGACTACTTTGTTTGGAGCTTTGTACCATATAAGCACCTTCAATACCGTATCAAGACAGCTCAGTGTGGAAGCCCAGAATTCCATCCGCCAATGGCAACGAAGACGAACTATTCATCACAAACAAACCTTTCGAAAAAGCAATCAACTGAAtgagaaaatgtcagaaaaatatgCATCTCTGCTGGCCTTAGAATCATCTTAG
- the LOC140341056 gene encoding ras and Rab interactor 3-like isoform X2 produces the protein MKLDLPQSNKPGQHFCSIQVTSENGALCIINPLFLHEHGDSWLTHNQAKEKRKSVPWISGEGQEEIRLGPPAEDDIQDGHLSNPDKPTNVCEDSCMEEPKVVVTKDEHLNACCKSQENQSTPKLLRKSVIRLHSDPKRENMVEINETQTSDNILIERNKTLRLSRERKSALLRHRVSWIQEEDILKTVLKKANSDTSLSSSDSFLLPPPPELDSVSISSVEEEGDRCSLRPKRHHSHGLGDIVRHSLLAVSTALTGLVSPEKHLGNRIQQLAEDPSSYLGGIVQTFTIQLQKRSVVYLSSTEMLQALRQLLTNSKNHLLERNETLEILERQEIEEFKIASVIESSLYKCVLKPLQSAIYCQLLEMHNKDGSLEMLLDNQKKMKKWSLSDQKPRAGMPGLATMEKIKQRLAHMHKAYSPEKKIRHLLKVCKHIYESMEASSGKKAFGADDFLPVLINVLLECDLTCVQLDVEYMMELGDPFQLQGEGGYYLTTLFGALYHISTFNTVSRQLSVEAQNSIRQWQRRRTIHHKQTFRKSNQLNEKMSEKYASLLALESS, from the exons ATGAAACTGGATCTACCACAAAGCAACAAGCCGGGGCAACATTTCTGTTCAATACAGGTAACATCTGAGAATGGAGCCCTCTGTATCATCAATCCTCTGTTTCTGCATGAACACGGAGACAGTTGGCTCACACATAACCAAGCAAAGGAGAAAAGGAAGAGTGTACCATGGATATCTGGAGAAGGCCAGGAAGAAATAAGACTTGGACCTCCTGCAGAAGATG ATATACAAGATGGTCATCTCAGCAATCCAGATAAACCAACAAATGTTTGTGAAGATTCATGTATGGAGGAACCTAAAGTTGTTGTTACTAAAGATGAACACCTAAATGCTTGCTGCAAAAGTCAAGAAAATCAAAGTACTCCAAAGCTTCTAAGAAAATCTGTGATACGTCTACATAGTGATCCAAAAAGAGAAAACATGGTGGAGATAAATGAAACCCAAACTTCggataatattttaattgaaagGAATAAGACACTAAGGCTATCTCGGGAAAGGAAATCTGCCCTGCTTCGACACAGAGTGTCCTGGATTCAAGAAgaagatattttaaaaactgttttgaagAAAGCTAATTCAGACACTTCTCTGAGTTCCTCTGACAGTTTCCTCCTCCCTCCTCCACCAGAGCTGGACTCTGTTTCCATTAGTAGTGTTGAGGAGGAAGGAGACCGTTGCTCCTTGAGGCCAAAGAGACACCATTCACATGGACTTGGAGATATAGTTAGGCACAGTCTACTAGCTGTTAGCACTGCACTAACTGGACTTGTGTCCCCAGAGAAACACCTGGGAAACAGAATCCAACAACTGGCAGAAGACCCTTCATCGTACTTGGGTGGAATAGTTCAAACATTCACAATCCAACTCCAAAAACGATCCGTTGTGTATCTTTCTTCTACAGAAATGCTACAGGCTTTACGTCAACTGCTCACCAACTCGAAAAACCATCTGTTGGAGAGAAACGAGACATTGGAAATCCTGGAACGCCAAGAAATTGAAGAATTTAAAATTG cCTCTGTCATCGAATCATCTTTGTACAAGTGTGTTTTGAAACCCCTTCAAAGTGCAATTTACTGTCAACTTCTGGAGATGCACAACAAAGATGGCTCTTTAGAGATGTTGCTAGATAACcagaaaaagatgaagaaatGGAGCCTTAGTGATCAAAAGCCACGAGCAGGAATGCCTGGGTTGGCCACCATGGAGAAGATCAAACAGAGACTGGCCCACATGCACAAAGCTTATTCCCCAGAAAAGAAAATAAGACATTTGTTGAAAGTCTGCAAACATATTTATGAATCAATGGAAGCATCCAGTGGGAAGAAAG CATTTGGGGCTGATGACTTCTTACCAGTTCTGATAAATGTGTTGCTGGAATGCGACCTCACTTGTGTTCAGTTAGATGTGGAGTATATGATGGAACTTGGGGATCCTTTTCAGCTTCAAGGAGAAG gagGTTATTATTTGACTACTTTGTTTGGAGCTTTGTACCATATAAGCACCTTCAATACCGTATCAAGACAGCTCAGTGTGGAAGCCCAGAATTCCATCCGCCAATGGCAACGAAGACGAACTATTCATCACAAACAAACCTTTCGAAAAAGCAATCAACTGAAtgagaaaatgtcagaaaaatatgCATCTCTGCTGGCCTTAGAATCATCTTAG